The stretch of DNA CCCGCAGACGGTGTTTATGGCGGCGCCGCCGGTGCCGGCGATGGTGAGATTGGCGCTGTCGCCGAACATCTCCGCGTACGCCACCTCGCCGACGACGACTATGGCGTAGGAGAAACCGCCGGATTTGACGAATCCCGCGTCGGGATTCTCCTGGAATACTACTTGTGTTGATGGATCAACGGTGTTCTTCACTGCAGTTAAAATGGTGGTTCCTGTCcatatttgatcattattagccGTTTGACTTAAacaaatcaatataaatgtttgattaattagtttttttgtaataatttattgcttcaaaatgctATTCAGAGTAGCTTTTTGGATCAATTTTTGAACAAGTcataacagctaatttaccaaacatctttctccactcagctaatactatcaactagtcaaacgcACTAGCAcacagctaacaactatttacaaaacaccattttttgaaagtttaagaacAAAAAGTAATGAAAATGACAAATTTACCCTTTAAATAAGACACAAGGAATTGAAAATTAGGCCGGAGGGATCAAATGCGGCAAGAATACAAGTCATACCAAATacgaaaaaattaattaagaccAAAAGTAAAAAATGCAGCATACCTGCAGTGAGATCATTGCCTGGAACACCTTGCCATTCAATAGTCCAGCCACCACATTGGAACCCCAAGTTGTCTGCATGAGTTCCAGCCACAAGAATCTTTGGTGCTTTTTTAGGGAGTGGCAGCAATGGATAATGACCATTCTTCCCATTCTTCAGAAGCACAAGAGATTTCCTCACTGCTTCTCTAGCCAACTCTCTATGTTCCTGCAACAATAATGCAAACAACAAACACTCAAATCCAGAACTCATTGTTTCTTTGATTGACGAGGAAAATCCACAACCACTATTTGAGAGTGTGTATTAGGTAAATCCCGCCTTGTGACCTTATCCAGCAAAAGGACCCAAGGAGATAAACCAACCTAAGTTACTCATAACTAactggctcaaaccaaaaaggctAATAGGCCACATAACTCATTATTACCTGGCTTCCCAGTTGGTTTGCCAAGCTGAGATCTGCCAATGGGTTCTCGAACAGTCCCATCGCGAATTTAACCCTCAGAATCCTCTTCACAGCGTCGTTGATCCTGCTCATAGGGATAACGTTCTTCTTCACTAGCTCTGTCAAAGTGCTAAGATATTCTGCATAGTTCTCAGGGACCATGATCTGTCAAAAGAACACATTTTTCAGAACCAAAACTATGTTGTTCTGCAAAATGTCTTATGTAAAAGTTATGTTAGCCCTAACCCCTCCTTGGCTTACCATGTCAATCCCCGCGAGAATTCCTGCATAGACTGAATAAGTATAGTTAGCGTGAGGCGGGTTAGTAATCCTGTCAATGCCCTGCCAATCCGAGATGACAAACCCCTGCAGCAAATCCACAAGAATTGCAGCAGTTTCAGACTTTCTGATATCGCAAATAGAATAGTTTTAGGCAATAATGAGTCGTTTATCGCCCTTACCCTGAACTTGAGCTTGTTCTTGAGGAAGCCAGTTACGAGGTTGCCATTAGCGTGCATCTTTTCGCCATTCACACTCGAGTAAGATACCATAACAGTGGCGACGCCCTTCTTGATTGAATCATAGTATGCAGGCATATGAATGCTGAACAGGTCCTTTATGTTGATCACAGTGTTGCTCTCGTCAACGCCCTTAACCGTCCCACCATCCCCAACAAAATGCTTCGCGCAGGCAGCAACTTTCGTCCTTTACATACAAAGATATATACAAGAAACAAGATCAACCCGGGGTGGGTGGTTCCCAAATTTAAGTCCAAATCACACAAACCAGACCTCAACAGCAGCAGCTAGAACTTAGAAGAAGCAAATTAAATGTCAAGTATATGTAGTGAACTATTGACAATTATACGCATTCCTTGCAAGAATGAAGCGTGTGGATACAATAAACGAAACGTTAATAGGCGTAAATGGGAGGAGAAGATCAGAGGATCATACTTTCCAGCAACGAAGGGAACAGAGCGGGATTTGGGTGGGAGATCGCCTTGTAAACCAGGTATGATTTCTGTCATCATCTGCACAATCTTGTGGTCTTCGCTGTAGCTTTCGTAGCAACGCCCCCATCTAGGGTCTCGACACACCTAGATCGAAACAATAATCAGGCACCAAACAACACTAAAGCGGGAATGTGTGGGGAACATGATGTTTCATCGACTTACTGCAATGCAAGGAGCAAAAGCGTAAGGGATGCCAGTGGCTCTGACTTCAAGTGCAGTTGCAGCTCCAATCCTCTTCACAAGTTCTGGATCCCTAGTATAATGTCAAAAAACCGCTAAGAACAAGCCACCAACGAAGCAGAACTATTAACTTCTTTGGACTAATTGAGCTGTGCCCCGGGACTCTCTCAACAGGTAATGCTGATCTAATACAAACGAAGAACAAGAAAGAAAGTAAACACGCTTGTAATGTACTTGCCTAGTGACGCCTAGCCCGATATTGTGAGGAAAAATGGTAGCCTTGTAGACATTGTTGTGGCCATGAACCGCATCAATGCCATAGATCATAGGAATCCCAAGGCGGGTTGAAAGCGCCCCCTTCTGAATCTCATTCACCATATTAACCCAATCCTGAACAGAGGCCTTAGGTGCAGGCACACTTCCTCCACCACTCAATACACTCCCTGTCACAATCAAAGCCTTCCAATCACATTCACAAACAATTCAACTCACTACCAACTCTAACAACAACAGAGGCATCGGGCATTAGGGGTCAATATATAAGGCTCGGGTCAATCCTACACTCGTAAGCTAACTTTGTAAAGTAGTTAGGGCCTCGTGCAGTTTTTAAGGGGTCGGGTATGACTGATGAGGCAAACCTACACTTACGAGCTAGCTTTGCCGGTGAAACTAAGTTCCGGTTCATATCATCAAGTAAAGCAACAACAATAGTACATTCttctctttcattttctttgttttggatGATAAGGAAACCCGTAGCCGAGGACGTGCACGGGTAAACTCATCTTCTGACCCTAGctgacaaaggaccacaatgtGGGTAAACCTGTCTAATTTACCCAAAACTAaccaactcaaatcaagaaggtctAGACGGCTTGGAAGTCGAACTTGTAAGTTTATGGTTACCGGTTACCCAAGTCAAAGTCTTACCAACTTGGCTAGGTTTGCCCTTCTCTTTCACTTTCTTATTTTCCATGTTCATACCTAGATTTCTAGCAAGGTTCCATGTTTACCTGGGAAACACTACAAGAACAGAAACCCTATGTTCTTGACATTCAAAACCAAAACATTTGCAAGTACTAAACATGTAAATCTAAACATCAACACAACATTACATTGGTCAAAATGCATACCTATGAAATACTGCTTCATAACATCAGCACTGGCAACTTTCCTCTCAATCTGAGTCATCTGCCCAATCTTCTCCTCAAGACTCATCCTCTTCATTAAATCCTTGATTCTAGCTCCCAATGGCTGCTTGGGATCCTTGTACTTCAAGTACTCATCTTCTGCCATGGCTGCCATGAAGCACAAAACCAGCAGCCCAAAACCCACCAAGGGTCTTGCAGATCTCCCCATTTTAGCCACCCCCATTCAACTTCTGCTCTCCTTCTTCCCCAACTACACACCATTACAGATGAACCACTTGTCATTATGCATACATATactcatatacatacatacatatatagcaaagaataaataaagtaaTCTTGGTTGAATCCAGAAATGAATGAAAAGATGAATTCTTGAACTGTTTTTTTACCTGCCTGTGTAGAATAAGCTCAAATCTTGGGAGGGGATATCTGTCAGTGCCAATGATACACCAAACAAATTGAGTGAAGGTTACTCTgcctatacatacatatttatattggATATTAAGTGGGGTTACTGGTTAGTATGCTACTTAATTAACTTAAACAAATTAActtaaacaaatgaaattaaagaaatataatttgaatgagAGGAATCTGTCCGTTAGTATGTGCATTATTTCCATCAATCCATACGTTGGGAACGTTTTTCAATGACCTTTCTGACATTAGAGATGGTGGGGTAGATAggccaattaattatttttttttgaaaaaaaaaattattaaatttctgAGTTTGAACCGATTAGCTATGAGTAATCTCggttgatttattttattgtgattttttgtcaTGTAAAGTCACAAGGCGAACTTAACTCATAGTACAACTTTTAGCAGCAGCTACGATCTTTTATGTAAATCaaaagataaatatttttttggaccGAACAGCGAGAATGCCCAACAAATTAAGTCCTCATAACGAACACTTTTTTGAGTGTGGACGCGGAAAACATAATTCTCAAGAATATATTGAAACCCTTTTCgggtcaattaattaataatatataaagaaataaaaagtgaGAATGATTTATAAATCGGACCAAAATGTTCAATCATCTAGATGTGGCGTGTAGAGAAGGGTGGGGTTCAAATCTTATGAAGATGTCAATTCCAATAGTTGCGCTGGATACAACCTTCTGGTCAGTCCATCGTATTCCTCCCCCACCATTTTTGATACGTTTGAAACATAAGGGAGGGGGTccactctaaaaaaaaaaattagctacTTTTGTACATTGAAAAAAatctatgaattttttttgtcactAATAGATTGTTTGTCAAAATTAGATTAATGCAAAAAGTTTGTAACAACTTTTAAGTGCCTTTGCGAGATTGGGCCTTTGTCCAATAATCATGTCAGCTGACTTTGGAGACCGGCCATAGAGGTCGATCTCGTGGTCCCAATGTCCCATGACTAACCTTGTTCTATGTCGCTTTTACGACCAAGAATCCATACGAGCATCTCCATTTCCTTAGGCAAACCCAAAAAAACCTCCATTTCATTAGGAGGTTAGGCCGTCATCTATTGATCCTTGATCTCTTAGGTACGTCTTTCAAGCTCATGTTTAGTTGACCTTACCTCTCAATGCGACCGACCCCAAGGTTAGCCCTTGATCTGCATACTTGAGTTTACGCCATTTTTTTAGACTTTAAAAATTTAGACTGCATCATATATATTATCCTCAATCCAAATATCAAAGACTACATATTTAATGTATAACATATATTATCTTCAATCCAAATATCCAATGAAACATCACCATTAACCCAATGTACTATGTATGAACTGTCATAGTCACTTCTCCATACTTCCCCAAAGCATGTCCAACTGCAGTACTCTACAATCAATGTTTTGGAAGGTGGCAATTTGAACATGAAGTGtctcacaaataataaataatgaccATGTGCAATTTTATCTTTTATGACCATGTGCAATTTTATCTTTTATGTGACAAGTTTAATTGAGagaatattgacaaaaattatttatgatattatgattcgAAAATCAGTTTATATCGAACTCTTGTCACATATcttaattttattgataaatgaGAAATGGAGTAATAAAAGGAGTGAGACACTTTTTCGGGGATGAATCAAAGCATACTCATAAACAGAGTAAAAATGTGATAGAAATTAAGAGTAGAGTAAATACACAAAATGATCCCTCAACTATGTCATAATTCACAAAATTAGTCatcaactatcaattttaccaattaaattcccaattattcaattcttactaaataattcacaaatcaattcTTCATTGAAAGTCTTATTgagtaaaaattgaatagttgaggactttATTGAACAAAGATTGAATAGTTGAGAACTTAATTTGCTAAACTTAATAGTCGATAACCAATTTGTGAGTTTCGCTATAGTTAAGAGACTATtttaggtattaactcttaagaaTATGTCTAGTATTACTCACTTAGCAAGGTTATTTTTGTAAGTTACCATTTTCTTGGAACATGACATGTGGAGTAACTTTCTAGAAAGCCACAAACAACAAATGAGAACACGTTCTCATTGTAAAATTCTAAAAGTAAAATGAATGCCCACAAAAAGTTGtctgaaaataagaaaaagaaaatattcctaaagggggaaaaaaaaagaatataagaaGGTGACATTGGAGAGTGATTTGAAGGTGATGATGGCAGTGCTCTTTCAAATAAAATGCTCTAAACTCAACATGATTCTAAACTCAACATAATTCTTGTATCAAAAAGTGCAaagttcaattcttgtcaatTCTCTCCTAGCCAGTCACACAAAATCTTCCTAATGTGATTTACCTCTCCTCCTGTATAATTTACTAAGTATTACACATGAACAAAGTTTACTCAGTGCACACTCTCAGATTTTACTCGTGTACTGGCAAACAAGCTACTATATGCTTGatttaaaaatccaaaaaaaaaaagaaaaaagaaaaaaaaagaatttcccTAAACAGAACTTCATTAAGATTATCTGAAACTGTTCCATGTTACACTGATAATGTTCTCTCTGCATGAAGATTAAACATCAGCTGGACTATCCAAATGAAGCTAAGATAACATAGATGTCTGCTTGAACATTGAAATGGCAAGTAGATAGCACAAAACTATCCTTAGAAAGCACGGTTTTCGCCTCCGCTTATACAGCTTTTGTCACGAGACCAAACCCGAAAGGGAACAAGGGATCGTAGTGGGGATCGCCAACGTTCATCGGGAGCTGATCAACCGACTTGAACCAAGTGCGAGCGAGCTTACCTGTGAACCCGTAGTCACCAAACAAGAGATCAGCAACACCCTGGCCTTCAGTTCCCGGAAGCCAAGCCGCGACAATTGCATCTACCTTGTTAACATAGGGCTCCATCACAACCGGGCGGCCCGAGATGACGACCACCACGCATCGGACAGCGCCACACACATTGTTGATAATGCTAGTCCCGGGCACAGCTATCGTAAGATTCGAGCTGTCACCAAACATCTCTGCATAGGGAAGCTCCCCGACAACAACGATGGCATAATCAAAGTGGTTGGCACTCACAAACTTCGTGTCGGGATTTTCTTGGTAGACAACTTGTGTCGAAGGATCAACCGTTCTTTTCACAGCAGATAATATCGTAGTCCCTAAGTACATATCAGATATATAAGAAGTCAGGCCTTcctttggttgagaaagtaactatgaacagatactacattgtaacagagtcaatagtactaaaaaaaaaagaagtcaggcCTTCACGGGCTTAGATATAGAAATAGACGAGCATAAACTAAACAACGAACTATCCATAGggcacaaaatatgttaacttaTGCTCGTTGAGAGTTTATCAGTCGACTTTGAGATATAACCGCTATGACTAAAGTCGAGCACACGGATTCAAAACCGTGTTTACTATTGAAGGCGAAACTTTGCATTCAAAACGTAGAACATGCGTACCAATTGTAATGTCGTTGCCTCCGAGACCCTGCCAGGTTATAGTCCAGCCCCCGCATTGGTAGCCTATGTTATCCGCGTGGATTCCAGCCACGAGTATCTTTGTTGCTTTCTTTGGAAGGGGAAGCAAAGGATGATTTGCGGTTTTTCCATTCTTCAAGAGCACAAGTGACTTTCTAACAGCTTCCCTTGCCAGTTCTCGGTGCTCCTATTAACAAATGTAATTGATTAATGCGGGGAATTTGAAAGAATAGCAAAAGGAAAATGTTGGGAATTCAAAAAGCGTTACGAACTAAGTTAATGAAtcaccttgctcccgagatggtTCTTCAAGCTGAGATCAGCAATCGGGTTATCAAACAGACCCATCACAAACTTAACCCGCAATATCCTCCTCACGGCATCATCTATTCTGCTCATCGGGATGATGTTTTTCCTCACTAGGGAAGTGAGGATATCTAAAAACTCCGTCAATCTCTCCTGACCCATAACCTAagcaaaatgaccaaaacgagAAGACCTTAACAATTTCTTTGCTCCACAATTCCCTGTTCTATATTTTCACGTACTAAACTACTAATCCAATTTAATGTCGATTCATTTACCAGAAGTATATCATTTAGGGTTATTTGAACTAAAACTTTTAGACATACCATATCGATCCCTGCAAGAACTGCAGATTGAACTGCATAAGTGTAATTAGCCCGGGGTGGATCGGTGATCTTGTCAACTCCCTCCCAATCTGAAATGACAAATCCCTGAAAAAGGGGCAAACAGAAAAAGCTTATACTCGACGATTACCAAACAATAGCTCTGCTCGTTAAATTCTTTTTTCGAAGATAGTTCTCCCTTACTCGGAACTTGAGTTTGTCTTTGAGGAAGCCCGTGATTAGGGCACGATTAGCATGCATCTTCAAGCCATTCCAGCTAGAGTAAGATACCATTACGGTTGAAACGCCCTTTCTGATTGAATCAATATATGCAGGCATGTGGATGTCGAACAGCCCATTTAGGCTAATAACGGTATTATTCTCATCAATGCCCTTGAACGTGCCACCGTCTCCCACAAAGTGCTTAGCACAGGCTGCAACTTTTGTCCTGtaacacacacgcacacacaaaAGAGAtcggttccatagccaaatgAATAATCTTTAAACAAGAACCTGAACGCTTTTAAGCAGCAAGAGAGGACAGATAAAAATTTCCACAAACTCCAAGACACAAAAGAATTAGATGAAGTTGTTCATATAGTAGACTTAGTGCAATGCAAAGCATATTGTAACTGAAAGATCACGGGACACGTCTCATAACTTAAATTTCGTCACTGAACTCAAACGGAGCATGAGGCATTAGAAACATATAATGGGTAATAGAATTGTATATCAAGTGGGCATATCTAATATGGCAGAAGATGATTTATCACGAAGACACCTGGACAATACAAACTACGAATTTATTACCCCATAAGATAGCCAAGATGGAAAGATAAGAACTCGGAGTTTTTTACCTTCCAGAAACAAAGGGAATGCCCTTACGGGAGCTTGCTGGGAGATCTCCTTGTAAACCAGGTATGATCTCGGTCATCATTTGCACAATCTTGTGATCTTCACTATAGCTTTCATAACAGCGTCCCCATCTAGGATCCCTGCAGACCTATGAAATCATAAGCAGACAAACATCAGACAGATACAAAATATCAAAAGAGACAAAACGCTCTGTCGTTGTTACTTACTGCTATGCAGGGAGCAAAAACATAAGGGAGCCCCGTGGCTCTGACTTCGAGTGCAGTCGCAGCTCCAATCCGCTTTACAAGTTCGGGATCTCTATCATAAGTTTAACACAAATAGTTGAAGCAAAGGCCTAGTCACTATCATGTCAACCCAAAACACAAGTATAAACACTTTCTTGGAGTCATATACTCACCTTGTGACCCCGAGCCCAACATTATGGGGGAAAACTGTAGCCCCATAGACATTGTTGTGGCCATGGACAGCATCAATTCCATAAAGCATAGGAATCCCAAGGCGGGTAGAAAGTGCACCTTTCTGCATCTCATTTACCATATTGACCCAAGCCTCAACAGGGGCCTTAGGCACAGGTGTACTCCCTCCACCACTCAACACACTCCCTGCCACAAACCAAATCCTTTCAAAAACAACCATAGTGGCATAGCATAATACAATAAAGATTCATCCTTGGGAGAACTCAGCCAAATTGGCCAAGCTGTTGACTTTGTTAACAACAAGGTTACAAGTGCAATTCCCTGTGGGAGCAACCTACAGGCCTTCTTGCTTTGAGAaggtcagctatggacaacctagactggtttaaCCGTCACAAGACGAGATTTACCCAGTACACATCCTGAGTAAGGGAGgacaacctagactggtttaaCCGTCACAAAACGagatttacccagtgcacatCCCGAGTAAGGGAGGCCGGTCGGCAGAGTTTGTACAATACACACCCTCGAATAGTGACTACGGGTTTCCTCATCATCCAAAAAAGATTCATTCTTCTAACACCAACTATGCAATAGACTACAGAGACACTCACTTTAACAGTTCTGAATAGTGCTTTTAAGTAAAGATTTGATCTTTCTTTAAATCTACATACATACCAATGAAATACTTGTTGATCACATCAGGGGAAGCAACATGCCTCTCAATCTGGGTCATCTGCCCTACCTTCTCcgcaaggctcattcttttcatCAAGTCCCTGATTCTAACCCCAACCGGCTGTTTTGGGTCCTTGTATTTCACGTACTCCGCCGCTGCCGTGACACCGCCCAAGAAGCATAGCCAGAACAGCAGGATGCCCACAGCTGGTTCTGCAAATCTCCTCATTTTGCCACCACTCTATTTGCCCTTCTGCCAAGAAAAATCTGGGCTAAAAACAAGTGGGAATGAAAGAGGAATGAACTGGGGTGACAATGTAGGGACAGAGGGCCAAGGAAATAGTACAGCAATGAATGACCACAGTACTAACCAGATAGCAGATTGATTAGGAATAAGCAGATTGATTAAGAATAAGCTAAGTTATGCAGCTTAATCACCACTCTACTGGGAATCTAAGAAAGCAGAGCAGAGAAGTAGTGTagattttcttctttatttttgtttgagaGAATACTGGTACTTGAAAAGCTGTGGCGAGTTGGCGGTGCAGGGATGGGTgactgaatttttatttttatttttgag from Ipomoea triloba cultivar NCNSP0323 chromosome 7, ASM357664v1 encodes:
- the LOC116025556 gene encoding uncharacterized protein LOC116025556; translated protein: MGVAKMGRSARPLVGFGLLVLCFMAAMAEDEYLKYKDPKQPLGARIKDLMKRMSLEEKIGQMTQIERKVASADVMKQYFIGSVLSGGGSVPAPKASVQDWVNMVNEIQKGALSTRLGIPMIYGIDAVHGHNNVYKATIFPHNIGLGVTRDPELVKRIGAATALEVRATGIPYAFAPCIAVCRDPRWGRCYESYSEDHKIVQMMTEIIPGLQGDLPPKSRSVPFVAGKTKVAACAKHFVGDGGTVKGVDESNTVINIKDLFSIHMPAYYDSIKKGVATVMVSYSSVNGEKMHANGNLVTGFLKNKLKFRGFVISDWQGIDRITNPPHANYTYSVYAGILAGIDMIMVPENYAEYLSTLTELVKKNVIPMSRINDAVKRILRVKFAMGLFENPLADLSLANQLGSQEHRELAREAVRKSLVLLKNGKNGHYPLLPLPKKAPKILVAGTHADNLGFQCGGWTIEWQGVPGNDLTAGTTILTAVKNTVDPSTQVVFQENPDAGFVKSGGFSYAIVVVGEVAYAEMFGDSANLTIAGTGGAAINTVCGAVKCVVVVVSGRPVVIEPYVAKIDALVAAWLPGTEGQGVADVLFGDYGFSGKLARTWFKSVDQLPMNVGDRHYDPLFAFGFGLTTKPKVN
- the LOC116025552 gene encoding uncharacterized protein LOC116025552 → MRRFAEPAVGILLFWLCFLGGVTAAAEYVKYKDPKQPVGVRIRDLMKRMSLAEKVGQMTQIERHVASPDVINKYFIGSVLSGGGSTPVPKAPVEAWVNMVNEMQKGALSTRLGIPMLYGIDAVHGHNNVYGATVFPHNVGLGVTRDPELVKRIGAATALEVRATGLPYVFAPCIAVCRDPRWGRCYESYSEDHKIVQMMTEIIPGLQGDLPASSRKGIPFVSGRTKVAACAKHFVGDGGTFKGIDENNTVISLNGLFDIHMPAYIDSIRKGVSTVMVSYSSWNGLKMHANRALITGFLKDKLKFRGFVISDWEGVDKITDPPRANYTYAVQSAVLAGIDMVMGQERLTEFLDILTSLVRKNIIPMSRIDDAVRRILRVKFVMGLFDNPIADLSLKNHLGSKEHRELAREAVRKSLVLLKNGKTANHPLLPLPKKATKILVAGIHADNIGYQCGGWTITWQGLGGNDITIGTTILSAVKRTVDPSTQVVYQENPDTKFVSANHFDYAIVVVGELPYAEMFGDSSNLTIAVPGTSIINNVCGAVRCVVVVISGRPVVMEPYVNKVDAIVAAWLPGTEGQGVADLLFGDYGFTGKLARTWFKSVDQLPMNVGDPHYDPLFPFGFGLVTKAV